TTTTGCAACTTCTCGTCGCTTACGTGCATTCGTCCTTATCTTCGCTTTAGTTGTTATCTCTGCTTGCTCTCTCGGTCTTTGAAATTATGCTTTCGTCATGTCAAATGACTCTTTTCTCGTCCATAATATCCATACTAACTCAGCTAATTTCTTCGCTATGGCTATTATCGCTTGCTTTGGCTTTTTGCCCCTTGATATTAGATCTCGGTATTTATTCTTGTATTTCTCTATCAACCTTATCGCTCTTATCGCTAAGTTGTAGAATATCCTTCTCAGTACTTTGTTCCCTTTTTTCGATATTCCCTTGTGTTTTGTGCTTTATATACGAGACAAATTTCTCTTTGCTTTCGAACTTTTCAATATCTCCCACTTCAGAAATTATCGTTGCTTTTGTCGTATCACCCATACCAGGGATATCAGGAAAGTTTGTTTGATCGAATTGTTCCATCATTTGCTTGATTTGGTTATCGATGCTTTGGATTTGTTCTTTGATTTGCTTGAGTTGCTGAGTGATCGAGAGGATGATCGTTTGTGCAACTTGGTGTTTGTCTTTCCTACCAATGGAACGTTTGATTGCGTTGACAAATGCTTTGGCTTTCTGTTCGTTCCAGTTCCTGAAAGAGGTAAGCAGTTGGATGACTTGTTCTTCGTTCTTGATGATAGCCTGTTTTGAAGGGAATTTGCTCAGCAACTCAAGCAATACTTTTGAATCAAGCTGAGAGAAGAAGTTGAGT
This region of Fervidobacterium thailandense genomic DNA includes:
- a CDS encoding transposase, with product LNFFSQLDSKVLLELLSKFPSKQAIIKNEEQVIQLLTSFRNWNEQKAKAFVNAIKRSIGRKDKHQVAQTIILSITQQLKQIKEQIQSIDNQIKQMMEQFDQTNFPDIPGMGDTTKATIISEVGDIEKFESKEKFVSYIKHKTQGNIEKREQSTEKDILQLSDKSDKVDREIQE